A portion of the Roseovarius sp. SCSIO 43702 genome contains these proteins:
- a CDS encoding dihydrodipicolinate reductase, with translation MRIVLAIVTALGFTSPVFAENFTKINDKARFVSLIQGRNLTRFGINLVVTPGGDIRGRAFGRDVSGDWMWKSGYFCRDLYWGGKDLGANCQAVAVQGNTLRFISDRGKGEFADLVLK, from the coding sequence ATGCGTATAGTTCTGGCAATCGTCACCGCACTCGGCTTCACCAGTCCCGTGTTCGCCGAAAACTTCACGAAGATCAATGACAAGGCGCGTTTCGTCTCATTGATCCAGGGGCGCAACCTGACCCGCTTCGGTATCAACCTCGTCGTCACGCCGGGCGGAGATATCCGCGGGCGCGCCTTCGGTCGCGACGTCAGCGGCGACTGGATGTGGAAATCCGGATATTTCTGCCGCGATCTCTACTGGGGCGGGAAGGATCTTGGCGCGAACTGCCAAGCCGTCGCGGTGCAAGGCAATACGCTTCGGTTCATATCGGACCGGGGCAAGGGTGAATTCGCCGATCTCGTCCTGAAATGA
- a CDS encoding DUF1674 domain-containing protein, giving the protein MMDEKTELPPAAKRALAEAEERRRLIEKQAALPKELGGRKEGLEPVRYGDWEKKGLAVDF; this is encoded by the coding sequence ATGATGGACGAGAAAACGGAACTGCCCCCCGCGGCCAAACGCGCCCTCGCCGAAGCCGAGGAGCGCCGTCGCCTGATCGAGAAACAGGCCGCGCTGCCGAAGGAACTCGGCGGCCGCAAGGAGGGCCTCGAGCCGGTTCGCTACGGGGACTGGGAGAAGAAGGGCCTTGCCGTAGATTTCTAG
- a CDS encoding DUF1643 domain-containing protein — MIERSHLKGDAQSVAIYSDCERYRYSLTRVWEPSGRRALFIMLNPSTATEIQNDPTVERCERRARALGFGAFRVTNIFAWRDTDPKAMRAAAEPVGEANDAAILESLPWADQVIAAWGSHGAYLDRGSAVARLLGEAGAPVFHLGLTKAGHPRHPLYIGYSERPRPWLEEDRLALAQHGAVNQ, encoded by the coding sequence ATGATCGAGCGGTCGCATCTCAAGGGCGATGCCCAGTCGGTCGCCATCTATTCCGACTGCGAGAGATACCGCTACAGCCTGACGCGAGTATGGGAGCCGTCGGGTCGCCGCGCGCTGTTCATCATGCTCAACCCCTCGACGGCGACGGAGATTCAGAATGACCCGACCGTCGAGCGGTGCGAGCGTCGGGCCCGCGCGTTGGGGTTCGGCGCGTTCCGCGTGACCAACATCTTCGCGTGGCGGGATACCGACCCCAAGGCTATGCGTGCCGCCGCCGAGCCGGTCGGAGAAGCGAACGATGCGGCCATCCTAGAAAGTCTTCCGTGGGCTGATCAGGTGATCGCGGCGTGGGGCAGCCATGGTGCGTATCTCGACCGTGGGTCCGCGGTCGCGCGCTTGTTGGGGGAGGCGGGTGCGCCCGTCTTTCACCTCGGGCTCACCAAGGCCGGGCACCCCAGACATCCGCTTTACATCGGATACTCCGAGAGACCGCGACCGTGGCTCGAAGAGGATCGCCTCGCCCTGGCGCAGCACGGAGCCGTTAACCAGTAA
- a CDS encoding phosphodiester glycosidase family protein, translated as MICATTPALAVDCDRIRMEPDGLGFTYCEVDASNEDIRVFHANEAGEVLGSFPSVEAMLAEAGGRLSFAMNAGMYHNDLSPVGLYIENGRQKMRLVTSKGPGNFGLLPNGVLCVREGRADVIESLRFEREATDCEHATQSGPMLVIDGELHPRFLKDGDSKYIRNGVGTSADGKRAVFVISDERVNFHTFGRFFRDTLNLPNALYFDGKVSRLYAPQLDRHDRGFPMGPIVGVVEPLD; from the coding sequence ATGATCTGCGCCACCACGCCGGCTCTGGCGGTCGATTGCGACCGCATCAGGATGGAACCGGACGGGCTTGGCTTTACCTACTGCGAAGTCGATGCGAGCAATGAGGACATTCGCGTTTTCCACGCGAATGAGGCTGGCGAAGTGCTCGGAAGTTTCCCCTCTGTCGAAGCGATGCTGGCCGAGGCAGGTGGCCGCCTCTCCTTCGCGATGAATGCCGGGATGTATCACAACGACCTGTCACCCGTCGGGCTCTATATCGAGAACGGGCGCCAGAAGATGCGGCTCGTGACGTCGAAGGGTCCGGGGAATTTTGGGCTTCTGCCGAATGGCGTACTGTGCGTGCGCGAGGGCCGTGCCGACGTGATCGAAAGCCTGCGTTTCGAGCGTGAGGCCACGGATTGTGAGCATGCCACGCAGTCGGGACCGATGCTCGTCATTGATGGGGAGTTGCATCCCCGCTTCCTGAAGGACGGGGATAGCAAATACATCCGCAACGGCGTCGGCACCTCGGCCGATGGCAAGCGGGCGGTCTTCGTAATCTCGGATGAGCGGGTCAACTTCCACACTTTCGGTCGATTCTTCAGGGATACGCTGAACCTTCCCAACGCGCTTTACTTCGACGGAAAGGTTTCGCGGCTCTACGCGCCACAACTCGATCGTCATGATCGCGGCTTTCCGATGGGTCCGATCGTTGGGGTGGTCGAGCCGCTCGACTGA
- the rpsO gene encoding 30S ribosomal protein S15: MSITADEKARVMKEFATKDGDTGSPEVQVAILTSRITTLTEHFKTHKKDNHGRRGLLKMVAQRRKLLDYLKGKDEDRYRDLIKRLGIRR; encoded by the coding sequence ATGTCGATTACCGCTGATGAAAAAGCACGCGTGATGAAAGAGTTTGCGACCAAGGACGGCGACACCGGCTCGCCCGAGGTACAGGTCGCAATCCTGACCTCGCGGATCACGACGCTCACCGAGCACTTCAAGACCCACAAGAAGGACAATCACGGTCGTCGTGGCCTTCTGAAGATGGTCGCGCAGCGTCGGAAGCTTCTTGATTACCTGAAGGGCAAGGATGAGGATCGCTATCGCGACCTGATCAAACGCCTTGGCATCCGTCGCTGA
- the rbfA gene encoding 30S ribosome-binding factor RbfA — MAKNKFQDGPGPSQRQLRVGELIRRTLSEVLMRGDIHDPDLNRYSVTVGEVRTSPDLKIATAYVLPLGGKGQDEIVGLLARNQGELRRIIGQKLALKFAPELRFRLDETFDKMDEARRLFEKDDVRRDTED, encoded by the coding sequence ATGGCCAAGAACAAGTTCCAAGACGGGCCCGGCCCCTCCCAGCGTCAGCTTCGTGTCGGCGAACTCATCCGCCGGACGCTTTCCGAAGTGTTGATGCGAGGTGATATTCACGATCCCGATCTCAACCGGTATTCCGTCACGGTCGGCGAAGTGCGCACCTCGCCCGATCTCAAGATCGCGACCGCCTACGTGCTTCCACTGGGGGGCAAGGGGCAGGACGAGATCGTCGGTCTGCTTGCCCGCAACCAGGGAGAATTGCGGCGCATCATCGGACAGAAACTTGCGCTCAAGTTCGCGCCGGAGCTGAGGTTTCGCCTGGACGAGACCTTTGACAAGATGGACGAGGCGCGACGGCTTTTCGAGAAAGACGACGTGCGCCGTGATACCGAGGATTAG
- the truB gene encoding tRNA pseudouridine(55) synthase TruB yields MGRKRKGRDISGWLVVDKPDGLTSTAIVNKVRWALQAKKAGHAGTLDPEATGVLAVALGEATKTVPYVTDALKAYRFRVRFGQATNTDDAEGEIIASSDVRPSDDEIKKKLGAFVGDIMQVPPKFSAVKIDGERAYKLARDGEEVEIAARPLWVEELTLVDRPDRDHADFEMICGKGGYVRSVARDLGEALGCLGHVVSLRRIWSGPFEAGDGIDLEKLEALAHDPELDTYLLPTESGLQDLPELRTTPEGAARLRNGNPGLVIPTADIEYGDECWVSLDGKAVAVGVFKAGEVHPSRVFRLVTDE; encoded by the coding sequence ATGGGGCGCAAGCGCAAAGGCCGCGACATCTCTGGCTGGTTGGTGGTGGACAAGCCCGACGGTCTGACCTCGACCGCGATCGTCAACAAGGTGCGCTGGGCGCTTCAGGCAAAGAAGGCAGGTCACGCGGGCACCCTCGATCCCGAAGCGACAGGCGTTCTTGCCGTCGCACTGGGGGAGGCGACAAAAACCGTGCCGTACGTCACCGATGCGCTCAAAGCCTATCGTTTTCGTGTCCGGTTCGGCCAGGCAACGAACACCGACGACGCCGAGGGCGAGATCATCGCATCGAGCGATGTCCGCCCCTCGGACGATGAGATCAAGAAAAAACTTGGAGCGTTCGTTGGCGATATCATGCAGGTGCCCCCGAAATTCTCGGCCGTGAAGATCGACGGTGAACGCGCCTACAAACTGGCGCGCGACGGCGAGGAGGTCGAGATCGCCGCACGGCCCTTGTGGGTGGAGGAATTGACTCTGGTCGATCGGCCGGATCGTGATCATGCGGATTTCGAGATGATCTGCGGAAAGGGTGGGTATGTTCGTTCCGTGGCCCGTGATCTGGGCGAGGCGCTGGGCTGCCTTGGGCATGTGGTTTCGCTGCGGCGCATCTGGTCGGGTCCGTTCGAGGCAGGTGATGGTATCGATCTGGAAAAGCTTGAGGCGCTTGCGCACGATCCCGAGCTGGATACGTATCTCTTGCCAACGGAGTCTGGCCTGCAGGATTTGCCCGAATTGCGAACGACACCGGAGGGAGCCGCGAGATTGCGCAACGGCAATCCCGGTCTAGTGATACCCACGGCGGATATCGAATACGGCGACGAATGCTGGGTTTCCCTCGATGGAAAGGCGGTCGCCGTCGGTGTATTCAAGGCTGGAGAGGTTCACCCGTCGCGGGTCTTTCGCCTGGTGACGGACGAATGA
- a CDS encoding RsmB/NOP family class I SAM-dependent RNA methyltransferase, producing MATPPASARKSAVWLMDQVMGEHRMLADILARGGLDRLPPEGRARAQRLTLETLRGLERADRLISRHVRRKPPLHIRNILRVATVELAHGGDAHGVVGEAVTLAAGFKRGANYKSLVNAVLRKIAVEAPRSWNDLRTPRLPDWLRRPLIAAYGPGAVAAMEAAHLAGAPLDLTAKSDAGAVADLTGGTVLPTGSIRIDTPGQVSAMAGYDTGDWWVQDAAAALPARILAAQEGERVLDLCAAPGGKTMQLAASGARVTALDISQDRMARVIENLKRTNLEADCRVEDALAHEDGPYDAILLDAPCSATGTIRRHPDLPHARTGDEIDSLIALQAAMINHALSLLKPEGRLLFCTCSLLPDEGECQIDEAIARHPGLRTDREALNLPGIDPSWITEEGGVRLRPDYWPDRGGMDGFYMALLRR from the coding sequence ATGGCCACGCCCCCCGCTTCCGCAAGAAAAAGCGCTGTCTGGCTCATGGATCAGGTCATGGGCGAACATCGCATGCTCGCCGATATACTGGCGCGCGGCGGGCTCGACCGGCTCCCGCCAGAGGGGCGCGCGCGTGCTCAGCGGCTGACGCTCGAGACCTTGCGCGGACTGGAACGCGCCGACCGCCTCATTTCCCGCCACGTAAGACGCAAGCCGCCCCTTCACATCAGGAACATCCTGCGCGTGGCCACGGTCGAGTTGGCGCACGGCGGCGATGCGCATGGCGTCGTGGGCGAGGCGGTGACGCTTGCCGCCGGTTTCAAACGCGGCGCGAATTACAAGAGCCTCGTCAATGCCGTTCTGCGAAAGATCGCGGTCGAGGCGCCTCGCTCCTGGAACGATCTTCGCACGCCCCGTCTTCCCGACTGGCTGCGCCGCCCGCTCATCGCGGCCTACGGGCCCGGCGCCGTGGCGGCGATGGAGGCCGCGCATCTCGCGGGTGCTCCCTTGGACCTGACCGCCAAGAGCGATGCAGGCGCCGTGGCGGACCTTACAGGCGGCACCGTGCTTCCGACCGGCTCCATACGCATCGACACACCCGGACAGGTATCCGCAATGGCGGGCTACGACACGGGTGATTGGTGGGTACAGGACGCGGCAGCCGCGCTTCCGGCGCGCATCCTTGCCGCGCAGGAGGGCGAGCGTGTGCTCGATCTCTGCGCGGCCCCCGGCGGAAAGACGATGCAGCTTGCGGCGAGTGGCGCGAGGGTCACGGCCCTCGATATCTCGCAGGACCGGATGGCGCGGGTAATCGAGAACCTGAAACGCACGAACCTCGAGGCCGATTGTCGTGTCGAGGATGCCCTTGCTCACGAAGACGGCCCATATGACGCGATTCTGCTCGACGCGCCTTGCTCGGCGACCGGCACCATTCGTCGGCATCCAGACCTTCCCCATGCCAGGACTGGTGACGAGATCGACTCGCTGATCGCCCTCCAGGCGGCAATGATCAACCATGCCTTGTCGCTGCTGAAGCCGGAGGGGCGGCTTCTCTTCTGCACCTGTTCCTTGCTCCCGGACGAAGGCGAGTGCCAGATCGACGAGGCGATCGCACGTCACCCGGGTTTGCGCACGGACCGCGAGGCGCTGAACCTGCCGGGCATCGACCCGAGCTGGATCACCGAGGAGGGGGGGGTGCGCCTTCGACCGGATTACTGGCCCGATCGGGGCGGCATGGACGGCTTCTACATGGCGCTTCTTCGCCGGTGA
- a CDS encoding aromatic ring-hydroxylating dioxygenase subunit alpha encodes MDDHPVLETEFNGLSRSMPSLPAAWYRDPAHHARELELIWGRNWIYLCRSETLDGPRSFRTFEVAGQPVLLLRNAEGALRGFLNTCRHRGSILCQKPSGTLEKPLLVCPYHQWAYDLSGALRATGPMRPVDGFDRADHPLLSVSVAEWGGFVFVNLDPSARSFDELYGDETAYVDNWPLADLRVGHSYTKQLKCNWKVFWENYNECLHCPNIHPELSNLVPIYGRAIMARRDDPSWSEHPDDPAPRASGGLREGAETWSMDGRAQGRLAGVTDDDLDTGQRYVTVMPSIFIAHHADYVRTVQIIPTGPEEMTLTADWLFDPEMQDRPDFDPARITDFGKLVMEQDGAACELNQAGLASRRFDYGVLMQEEYEVFLFQDWVRRQLGEPALGEAPASRASRRRKEDR; translated from the coding sequence ATGGACGATCATCCAGTTCTGGAAACCGAGTTCAACGGTCTCTCCCGGTCGATGCCGTCGCTGCCGGCTGCGTGGTATCGCGATCCCGCGCATCATGCGCGCGAGCTCGAGTTGATCTGGGGCCGGAACTGGATCTACCTGTGCCGCAGCGAAACGCTCGATGGACCACGCAGTTTTCGCACCTTCGAGGTGGCGGGTCAGCCGGTTCTGTTACTTCGAAACGCGGAGGGGGCGCTTCGTGGATTTCTCAATACCTGCCGCCACCGGGGCTCAATCCTGTGCCAGAAGCCATCGGGCACCCTCGAGAAGCCACTGCTCGTCTGTCCCTATCATCAATGGGCGTATGATCTTTCGGGTGCTCTTCGCGCGACGGGACCGATGCGCCCCGTTGACGGGTTCGACCGCGCGGATCATCCGCTCCTGTCGGTATCGGTGGCCGAGTGGGGCGGGTTCGTCTTCGTGAACCTTGATCCGTCGGCCCGATCGTTCGACGAGCTCTACGGCGATGAAACAGCCTATGTCGACAACTGGCCGCTCGCGGATCTAAGGGTTGGCCACAGCTATACCAAGCAGTTGAAATGCAACTGGAAAGTGTTCTGGGAGAATTACAACGAGTGTCTGCATTGTCCCAACATCCATCCGGAGCTGTCGAACCTCGTGCCGATTTACGGTCGCGCCATCATGGCCCGCCGCGACGATCCGTCGTGGAGTGAACACCCCGATGACCCGGCGCCCCGCGCGTCGGGCGGCCTCCGCGAGGGGGCGGAAACCTGGTCGATGGATGGCCGGGCGCAGGGCCGCCTTGCCGGGGTGACCGATGACGATCTCGACACCGGTCAACGTTACGTCACCGTCATGCCCTCGATCTTCATCGCGCATCATGCAGACTACGTGCGAACGGTCCAGATTATACCGACGGGACCCGAGGAGATGACGCTGACAGCGGACTGGCTCTTCGATCCCGAGATGCAGGATCGCCCGGATTTCGATCCGGCCCGGATCACGGATTTCGGAAAGCTGGTGATGGAACAGGACGGCGCCGCCTGTGAGCTCAATCAGGCGGGCCTCGCCAGTCGCAGGTTCGATTACGGGGTTCTCATGCAGGAGGAATACGAGGTCTTCCTCTTTCAGGACTGGGTGCGCCGGCAACTCGGTGAGCCGGCCCTGGGCGAAGCGCCCGCAAGTCGCGCGAGCCGCAGGCGCAAGGAGGACCGCTAG
- a CDS encoding aminotransferase class I/II-fold pyridoxal phosphate-dependent enzyme, with protein sequence MLGNLPEFRLETHFSKWEFKAKYHLTASDAESMSLPELLAMASESDRKAFETMWLGYTETWGAPDLREAIAKTYLDQSTDNVLCFAGASEGIFAANAVLLEAGDHAIVVTPNYQSHETLPSQICEVTAVPLDPDDGWSLDIDRVRDAIRPNTKLVTINFPHNPTGAILEPDRYMALIELCRQHGIWILHDEIFHGLGPSDAVHLPLVADEYERGLSLGVMSKSYGLPGLRIGWIACRDQAVLRRMERLKHYLSICNSGPSERLAVIALKNRDAILSRNCAIVDENLPKLEAFFARYPDLFEWRRPDGSCMAFPRYLGRDGVEAFAKSLVEEAGVLLLPSTIYSSELSETPADRFRIGVGRRGMDEGLAAMDAHLRRNRA encoded by the coding sequence ATGCTCGGCAATTTGCCCGAATTCAGGCTGGAGACCCATTTCTCGAAATGGGAATTCAAGGCGAAGTACCATCTGACCGCGTCGGATGCCGAAAGCATGTCCCTGCCCGAGCTCCTGGCGATGGCCTCGGAAAGCGACCGGAAAGCGTTCGAGACGATGTGGCTTGGCTACACCGAGACCTGGGGTGCGCCCGACCTACGGGAGGCGATCGCGAAGACCTACCTAGATCAGTCCACGGATAACGTTCTGTGTTTCGCCGGTGCGAGCGAAGGGATCTTCGCGGCAAACGCCGTTCTTTTGGAAGCGGGGGATCACGCGATCGTCGTCACTCCGAATTACCAGTCGCACGAAACGCTGCCCAGCCAGATATGCGAGGTGACGGCGGTGCCGCTCGACCCCGATGACGGCTGGTCGCTCGACATAGATCGCGTGCGTGACGCCATCCGGCCCAACACGAAGCTCGTGACGATCAATTTCCCGCATAATCCGACCGGTGCCATACTGGAGCCCGATCGTTACATGGCTCTCATCGAGCTTTGCCGTCAGCACGGGATCTGGATCCTGCACGACGAGATATTTCACGGACTTGGTCCCAGCGACGCCGTGCACCTTCCCCTTGTCGCCGACGAATACGAACGCGGCCTGTCGCTCGGCGTGATGTCGAAATCCTATGGCCTTCCCGGGTTGAGGATCGGTTGGATCGCATGCCGGGACCAGGCCGTGCTGCGCCGAATGGAACGGCTCAAGCACTATCTGTCGATCTGCAATTCGGGGCCGAGCGAACGGCTTGCGGTCATCGCGTTGAAGAACCGCGACGCGATACTGTCCCGAAACTGCGCCATCGTGGATGAGAACCTGCCAAAGCTCGAAGCCTTCTTCGCGCGCTACCCCGATCTCTTCGAATGGCGAAGGCCCGACGGGTCATGCATGGCCTTTCCGCGCTACCTGGGCCGCGATGGTGTCGAAGCCTTCGCGAAATCGCTTGTCGAGGAGGCGGGTGTTCTGCTTCTGCCGTCGACGATCTATTCCTCGGAGCTGAGCGAGACCCCCGCAGATCGCTTCAGGATCGGCGTCGGTCGTCGGGGAATGGACGAGGGTCTTGCAGCCATGGATGCGCATCTGCGCCGGAACAGGGCCTGA
- the dapB gene encoding 4-hydroxy-tetrahydrodipicolinate reductase — MADLPGIVIVGASGRMGQMLAHTVNASDGARISGAVERKGHPWIGKDLGVAMGGQALGVTVTDDPLEPFATAQAIIDFTAPAATLEYAELAAQARIVHVIGTTGLTEQDIAKIDAAARHATIIRAGNMSLGVNLLVQLTRKVAEALDDEFDIEIIESHHNQKVDAPSGTALMLGQAAAEGRRVSLETAADRGRDGMTGKRRRGDIGFSAIRGGDIVGEHDVLFAAKGERIVLRHIATDRGIFARGALKAALWGIGRGPGAFDMTDVLGLA, encoded by the coding sequence ATGGCCGACCTTCCAGGCATCGTAATCGTGGGCGCATCCGGGCGCATGGGGCAAATGCTGGCCCATACAGTAAACGCCAGCGACGGGGCCCGCATTTCGGGCGCCGTCGAGCGAAAAGGGCATCCGTGGATCGGCAAGGACCTGGGCGTCGCGATGGGCGGTCAGGCGCTTGGCGTGACGGTGACGGACGATCCGCTCGAACCCTTCGCCACCGCGCAGGCCATCATCGATTTCACCGCCCCCGCAGCAACGCTGGAATACGCCGAGCTTGCCGCGCAGGCGCGCATCGTGCACGTCATCGGTACGACCGGCCTGACCGAGCAGGATATCGCAAAGATCGATGCCGCCGCGCGTCACGCGACGATCATCCGTGCCGGCAACATGAGCCTCGGTGTGAATCTTCTCGTGCAGTTGACGCGCAAGGTCGCGGAAGCCCTCGATGACGAGTTCGACATCGAGATCATCGAATCCCATCACAACCAGAAGGTCGACGCCCCTTCGGGGACTGCCCTGATGCTGGGACAGGCGGCGGCCGAAGGACGGCGGGTGTCGCTCGAAACGGCAGCGGACCGGGGGCGCGATGGCATGACGGGAAAGCGGCGGCGCGGCGACATCGGCTTCTCGGCCATCCGCGGCGGCGACATCGTCGGAGAGCATGACGTCCTCTTCGCGGCCAAGGGTGAGCGGATCGTGCTGCGTCACATCGCGACCGACCGTGGCATCTTCGCGCGCGGCGCCCTCAAGGCAGCCCTTTGGGGCATCGGGCGGGGACCCGGAGCATTCGACATGACGGACGTGCTCGGCCTGGCCTGA
- a CDS encoding MATE family efflux transporter, with translation MQRLLSADWIGGDGTLSSQRLEKLQGGAGRMASDQDLNSGSVGRALVRVSAPMTLGILGVLSVGLADAFFLARHGDASLAAIGFIFPVTTALTSLSIGLSAGTSAVLSRSIGGGAKDDEQARMTLHAMLLGAILSVIVAVFFYFVAGWLFGLMGADGKVLDAAVGYVPYWCASFPVLVVGMSLNSVFRAGGRSEVAAIAMLAQSVVNIGLDPVMIFGWGPLPEQGTAGAGLATLIARGLSFVGVCIFAIRVRALRLDCSPMRDITSSFQAIGKVGAPAALSNAINPAGMAIITAAVATISDAAVAGFGAAGRIQAFVIIPMLALSSGIGPVVGQAWGAEKTGRARAAVRLTFVVCVIYSLAVAALLLIIADPVATLMTAGDGAKDFTASYLRIASWGFFGYGVLITANAAMNARDRALWSMTLSASRIFLIYVPAAWAGVMVFGYTGILAATVTANAIAAWAAIVACRSVGLLDEQWAIVETPARWIAQRSRQA, from the coding sequence GTGCAGCGCCTCCTCTCGGCTGACTGGATCGGCGGAGACGGCACTCTATCTAGCCAACGACTGGAAAAGTTGCAGGGCGGTGCAGGGCGCATGGCGTCGGATCAGGATCTCAACAGCGGTTCCGTGGGGCGGGCGCTTGTGCGTGTCAGCGCACCGATGACCCTGGGTATTCTCGGGGTGCTATCGGTCGGATTGGCCGACGCCTTCTTCCTTGCCCGTCATGGAGATGCCTCGCTTGCGGCGATAGGCTTCATCTTTCCGGTGACCACCGCCCTGACGTCGCTTTCGATCGGGCTCTCCGCCGGCACGAGCGCCGTGCTCTCACGCTCGATCGGAGGAGGGGCGAAAGACGATGAGCAAGCGCGCATGACGCTTCACGCGATGCTGCTCGGAGCCATACTCTCGGTCATCGTCGCGGTGTTCTTCTATTTCGTGGCCGGGTGGCTCTTCGGTCTGATGGGGGCGGATGGAAAGGTTCTCGATGCGGCAGTGGGCTATGTTCCCTACTGGTGCGCGAGCTTCCCGGTCCTGGTGGTGGGAATGTCGCTCAACTCCGTTTTCCGAGCCGGGGGCCGCAGCGAGGTGGCGGCGATCGCGATGCTTGCACAATCCGTGGTCAACATCGGGCTCGATCCAGTGATGATCTTCGGATGGGGACCACTTCCCGAACAGGGCACCGCGGGCGCGGGACTTGCGACATTGATCGCGCGGGGTCTTTCCTTCGTGGGTGTCTGCATCTTCGCGATAAGGGTGCGCGCGCTTCGTCTCGATTGCTCTCCGATGCGGGACATCACTTCGTCCTTCCAGGCCATCGGAAAGGTCGGCGCCCCGGCCGCGCTGTCGAACGCGATCAATCCGGCCGGGATGGCGATCATCACCGCAGCGGTCGCCACCATTTCGGACGCGGCCGTCGCCGGATTCGGCGCCGCCGGCCGGATCCAGGCCTTCGTCATCATCCCCATGCTGGCGCTTTCCTCCGGTATCGGACCGGTCGTCGGACAGGCATGGGGTGCCGAGAAGACAGGCCGCGCACGGGCCGCGGTTCGGCTTACCTTCGTTGTGTGCGTGATCTACAGTCTCGCAGTCGCCGCTCTTCTGCTGATCATTGCCGATCCGGTCGCGACTCTGATGACGGCCGGAGACGGTGCCAAGGATTTCACCGCATCCTATCTGCGCATCGCAAGCTGGGGGTTCTTCGGCTATGGAGTTCTCATCACTGCCAACGCCGCGATGAATGCGCGAGATCGCGCGCTTTGGTCGATGACCCTCAGTGCCAGCCGCATATTCCTGATCTACGTGCCGGCGGCATGGGCCGGTGTCATGGTCTTCGGCTATACCGGCATCCTTGCCGCAACCGTCACGGCGAACGCGATCGCCGCGTGGGCGGCAATCGTGGCTTGCCGGTCGGTCGGATTGCTTGATGAGCAATGGGCAATCGTGGAAACCCCGGCGCGCTGGATAGCGCAGCGGTCGCGACAGGCGTGA